CCCCGGCGCCCACGAGGCGGCAGACGCTGTCTGATGCCTGGGGAGCCCCGCAAGGCCTGAGGCGCGTGCCTCGGCGGCGTCCTCACGATGGGGAATATCCCGATAGGAGCTTTATCCATGCGCTTCGGTGGAGTCGAGGTGGGGCGCGGTGACGTCCAGGGCCGGCGGCGCCGAGTGCAGACCGCCCCTTTCGGTGGGGTCTTCGCCGAGTGGCCCATCGTCCCGGTTCCACCACCCCGCTCATCGAACCGGACGTGCGGATTTCCCGCATCCGGCTCTCCGACTGGTTTCATGCGTAGGCTCACGGTGGGGACCCCAGATGCAGCGTTCGCAGCCGCAGGACTCCGAGTTCACCGAAGATCCGGTCGGCCGGGAAGCGCCGGGTGCCGCGCGTCGGCACCTTGTGGCGTCGCCTGAGAAAGTGGCGCACGCAGTGGTAGACATACTGGTCCACTGCCCGATATGCCAGGGTGCGCGTTCCGTAGCTGAAGTAGGTGGCCCATCCCCGCAAGGCGCGGTTCAGTCGCGTGACCACCTCGGGCCACGGGGCTTGATTCCCCGGCCGCAGGATCCCTCGCACCGCCTGCTTGACGCGGCGGACGCTCTTCCGGGATGGCTGCGCGGCCACGTACGTGTGGCCGTCTTTCCGGTAGCGTTCGATCCCAAACCGATACCCGAGGAAGTCGAACGTCTCTCGGCGGGCGTTGCGGATGCCGGTCTTGGTCTCGTTCAGGGTCAGCCCGATCGCTCGCATGACGCTCCGTGTCCACTCCAGGGCCGCCGCCGCGTGGCCGCGGCTGACGATCACCAGGTCGTCCGCGTAGGTGATGATGCGCGCCCGGTACTGCCAGTCCTTCCCCTGTCGTCGCCACGCCTTGAGAATGCGGTTCATGTAGATGTTGGCCAGCAGCGGGCTGATGACGCCGCCCTGGGGCGTGCCCATCCGGCTCCGCTTGCCGCCTGTCATCGTCCGATTCCCGCGCTCATCGCGATCTTCGACCGGCACCTTAAGCCAGTTCTTCACCAGCTTCAACATGCCTCGGTCCACCACCCGCCGCGCCACGCTCTGCATCAGCTCGGTGTGCGGGATGGTCTCGAAGTACCGCGACAGGTCGGCGTCGACCACGTCCGTAAATCCATGACACAGGGCCGTGTGAACGACCTTCACGGCTTCCTGTGCGCTTCGCCTAGGCCGATAGCCGTAGGCACTGTCCTCGAAGTCGGCCTCGAAGATCGGTTCCAGCACCAGCTTGGCGGCGGTCTGTACCACTCGATCCCGAATCGTCGGAATCCCGAGCGGTCGCTCGCCGCCTCCCGGCTTGGGGATCATCACCCGTCGCACGGGGTCTGGCTGGTATGTCTTTTCGTGCAACTGCTGTCTCAGCCCCGCCAACCACGTCTCCACGCCCTGCGCCTCAATGTCCGCGAACCGCACCCCGTCCACGCCCGGCGCTCCGCCGTGTTGCCGCGAGAGCCGGTATGCATGGGCCAAGATGTCTTCCCGGTACACCTTGTCGTAGAGCCGGTAGAAGCGGTACGCGGGCTCCGCCTTCGCCTTCGCATACAGCTTCCTCTGGAGCTGCCGGATCAACTCCGGGGTCTCAAGGCTCACGCCAATCCCCTTCCGCTCGCTCCGTCCGAAGCCCCCAGAAGTGAGGCCCCTTCCCTCCCCCGGCGTTACCCGGCTTCGTCAGTACTATGGGCCTCTCCGACGCCCGCTCGGGCGGTGGCCTCACGCCACATCGAGGGTCGCGACCCCTCACCCGTCCGGGCCTCCCACGTTTCGCACAGGACCTTCCCCACGTGCCGTCCCCATTACCCCGGTGGACCGCGCAGGGTGCACTCATCGGCTGCTTCCCCCACGCGCGGCGGCCTTCCCCGTTATTCAGGCGGGTCGGCGTCCACGACATCACTTTCGAGGCCTGCTCAGGGTTCACTCGCGTTACGGCCCATGACGTTGCGCACCCACCCACGGTGGGCGATGTTCGCCGGGGCTTTGACGGCCGGCGTTGCCACCGTCCGCCACCCGGGTCGCTACCCAGTTGAGCCGACCACTACTGGGACGGATCTCTCATCCGCTGGTCCTCTGCGCCTTCGTGGCGCACTGAATAATGCGGGCTAAGTAGATCGTACAGCCAGTCGCGACTCACTCCGGGGACCACGCTGCTCAAATGGTCTGCCCAAGCATCAAAGCTTTCCTTTGATACCCCAACAAATGGCAACCCTTTGAGAGTAGTTCCGTCCTTCCAGAGAGCGGACAACCAACCCACAATTTCCTGGAACGTTTCGTCGTCGGGTCGAGCTTCGGCGGCCCTCTTCCACGACTCGACCAGACCATGACCACCGTCGAATAAGCGGTGTTCCCCGCCACCGATATGCGTGCGGAGATACGTGGCGTCAAGTGCACGATCGTACACGGTTGCCGCACCCTCCGTGATGCCTTTGCTCCAACGAAGCAATGCATCTGGAGATAAAAAAGCCGCTACCGGGCTTACGTAGTCAACGGCGTACCCCGCAGCGGACTTACCCACCTCGAGTCCGCGAGCCATGAACTCTGAAACTTTCGCAGCTGTTTGGCTGTCACTTACCGCAGCCCATTCTTCTCTCGCACGCTTTCCCCACGACTGTGCTTTTTCACGGGCTTTACGCCAGATATCCTTTGAGCGATTGGGCTCGGACATTGGAACTCCTTGTACACCTAACGCCAAAACTAACCCGCCGGCCTCCGACATAACGAGCGAAGCGAGCGGCCCCGCTGGCACCCGGTCGGGTTGAGTGCCGGGTTAGGCGATTGGATCAAAACCCAAAGAATCTCATTCTCACCATGGTGAATACCGTACCGAAAATGAGGAAGCCTATGATCCCATATATGAACCAGTTCCACAAAGTGCTGCGAGTTCTGCTCGTACGAGAGTCGAACGAGCTGTATGGTTTAAAAACGATTCTTGAAACCCAATAGAACACGACGAGGCCAGCCGACACCCAACTCGTGATTAGCCAGATATTCTGACTTCTTAGGGTCATCGCAGGCGAGAAGAACACGACGAGAGGAGAAAGGGAAAAGACAATGAGCTCTACGACGATTGGGGGGTTATAAAACCAATTAAAGTTGCGGTGCGGCTCTAAGAGTCTTTTCAATCCATCGCACAGCGCGGTCGCTAATTCTCTTGCATTCCGTGCATGGCAATTGATAGACAGTTCTGAAGAGGCTCTGCGACGATGAAAACGCAGTCTGACCATTAACAACTCTTGCTTCGAGTAAAGACGACTGGCCTCGACTGTAATCCCCTGGGTCCGATCGGAAAACAAGGCTGGGCCAAAGTCAGAGATACTCTTAAGAACCTCGGTACCGAGGCTATCGGTTATAGACAGAGTATATTCATCGCGAAACGCTTCTTGCTGGTTACCATAAAGATTACCCATGGCAGTCTTGAGGTAATCTTCCAGACCACGGAGTAAATCCTTATCTACGCAGCAAGAAGGGAGGATCATCTCCAATCTAAACTCTGTCATCGCGCCCGCTATGACTCCGATCCGGAAAGCCTAACAGCAAAACTAACCCGCCGGCCTCAGAGCCAACGAGCGAAGCGAGTGAGCGCCGCCAGCAGCCGGTCGGGTTGAGTGACGGGTTAGGCAGCACTCAGTCATCGTCAGTTGTACTGTCCGACTCGCGGAAGGCGGCTCCGTGAAATCCTCTCGCCTCACCGACAACAGGAAAGCCGGGATCATTTGGATCTGAGTATCCCGCGGAACCGCGCTTTCGGGCGCGGCGACCGGCGAAAACCAGGAAGAATCCCAGCAGTATGAGTCCGACTCCAATGGGATAGTAGACGATGGCCACCCAATGACCAAATGGGAAAACCATCGCGCCAATGCCCGCTATCAACACCCCGATAAGTTCTCGTGGACTCATGTGTGGCCTAACGCCCGAACTAACCCGCCGGCCCCCGGCACAACGAGCGGGAGCGAGCCGCCCTGCCGGCACCCGGTCGGGTTGAGTGTCGGGTTAGACCGCTTATGGGTCTCGGGGTTTGGCGATGGCACGTGTTTGTGCCTTATGTCCAGGCAAGTTCTCATTCTCCCAGTTAGCGAACGCGTCTAGACGAAGACCGACAGGTTTCTCCAACCATTGATCAGAGAAGAAGTGTGTCCAGACGTACTCTTTGAGAAATCCAGCTCGGTCAACATCAGCCAGCTGATCGAAATATGAGTCCACAGGGGTAGGAGACTTTTCTTTCAGGGAGAGCCAGTACTCAACAAGATTTCTTCGCGCATCCAGCTCTTCCGAGAAGGAATAACGATAGACGCCTTGACCCGGAAATGTCCTTATGAACTTCCAATCTATCCACTTTGCCCTCGCGTTTGCGTACACCAGCCACCCGACCAGCACCGATTCGTTTGTCTTGTCGAGCGTATCATCCACCACGATAACGGATGTTGATGGCTCAAACGACAAAGTGGCTGTCACGCAATAGTGTAGAAACAGAACGGTCAGGAATAGCAGCCGGCCTCCATAGCGCCATGGAGTGCTCACTATCGATACAGTGGGTAGCATCAACTCAATCGCGGTCTAACGCCAGAACTAACCCGCCGGCCTCCGAGCCGACGAGCGCAGCGAGTGAGCCCCGCTAGTATCCGGTCGGGTTGAGTGCCGGGTTAGACCTGCCATCTCGTGAGTAGATTGTTGACTTTGCCGTCGGCGTGAGCCTTCCGACCACTTGGCAGTACCAAGCACACCGAACCTTCTGGGAGCTGATAGTCGCGCTCAATACGCCGAGTGATGCCGCCCACCGTTGCATCGACGCGCGCCGCCCTGAACCGCACTGGATTCTGCTTCTTCGGTTTCCTCTTTGCCATTCCGAGTCTCCTCGTGTGGAGGTCTAACCATTGATTGACTTGCCAAATTGCCCTGATAGTGCGATATTGGCGGGGTTTTCAGGCAGTGTTACCCCATACCGTTATCACCGATCAGGGCACCGTGGCTCCAACCTTATGCCTGACCTGACGGGAAGTCAACGACCCAGGCTCCTGGACGACGTGCGGAACGTGCTCCGCCTTCACCACTATTCCATTCACACCGAACGATCCTACGTGGATTGGATCGTCCGGTTTGTTCGTTTTCACCGGATGCGCTCACCACAAGGCGGCGGTTCGACGCGCCGAGTTGACCAAGCCGATCAGCGCGCATACCTTTCGCCATTCCTTCGCCACCCATCTCCTTCAGCGCGGAACTGACATCCGAACCATTCAAGCACCTCCTGGGGCACACCGATGTGTCCACCACCATGATCTACACCCACGTCCTGCAGCAGGGCGGTCACGGCGTCGTGAGCCCACTGGACGATCTGGGTGCCTGATCATCCTTCCGTTGGCTTAGATGCACGAGGGACCGGCCCCGGGCGAGGTTTTCGAGAGCCGGAAGATTTATGCGGTGGAGGCGATGACCCCCCCGCCGACCACCACGTTGCCGTCGTAGAACACGATGGACTGGCCCGGAGCGACCGCGCGCTGGGTCTGGTCGAACACGACGCGCAGCAGCCCATCGCGATACGGACTGAGCGTGGCACAGGCCTCGGGTGTCTTGTAGCGGTACTTGGCGGACACCCTGGTCGGCTCGGTGATGGCGGCCACCGCACCCAGGCGCACGTCCTCGACCTCGCACGCGTTGGTGTACAGGTCCGCCTCGCCACCCAGCACCACCAGGTTGCGCTCGGCGTCCAATTCCGTGACGTAGCGCCGCTCGCCGGCAGCCACGCCCAAGCCGCGGCGCTGGCCCACGGTGTAGAACGCCACGCCGCGATGGGATCCGAGGGCTTCGCCGCCCACGCCCACCATCGCGCCCGGCTGTTCGGTCTCGGGCAGTTGAGCCGCCACGAACTCCCGGTAGTCCTTCTGCGTGACGAAGCAGATTTCCTGGCTCTCCGCGATGTCGTCCACGGGCAAGCCCATGGCCTCGGCCCGCTGCCAGACCTCGGCCTTGGTGAGTCCACCCAGCGGGAACAATGTGCGGCGGAGCTGATTCTGCGAGAGCCGATACAGGAAGTAGCTCTGGTCCTTGAGAGGGTCGACGCCCTTGAGTAGGCGATGGCGACCGGAGCGTGCGTCGTGTTCCACGCGCGCGTAATGCCCGGTGGCCAGCAAATCAGCGCCCATTTCTTCGGCAGCTTCAGAGAGCAGCGCGAACTTTACGCGCTCGTTGCACAAGACGCACGGGTTGGGCGTGCGGCCGGCGGCGTACGTAGCGCAAAAATCGTCGATCACCGCGCGACGAAACCGCTCCCGCGCGTCGATCACTCGATGCGGAATCCCCAGTTCCTTTGCGACGTATTCGGCGATCCCGATCTTGCAGCACGAGCGATCCTGCCAGCGCTTCTCGCGTTCACCCGGCTCGGACCAGGTGCGCAGCGTCACACCCTCGACACGATACCCGAGAGCGACGAGCATCGATGCCACCACCGCGGAATCCACCCCGCCGCTGAGGCCGACCACAACCTTTTTCCCTCGGTTCATCATGCTTGTGTTGGATTATAGGGCAAGCCTAGAGCCTGCCCAAGGCGTGTATCTTCGCTATTGTGGGTACTAAATGCAAGGGCGGCCACAGTGGCCGCCCTTGTTGGCCGCCCAGAAGGCGGCGGATGCAAGGCGGAACGAAGCCTCGCACCGCAGCGTACTGTATCGTACGTGAGGATGCGAGGCTGAAGTGACAACGCAGCAGCCGCCGCCTTCTGGGCGGCCGGCCGCGCCGGTTAGTCGTTCGCCGCGATGGCGAGCGGCTCGCGATCCAGCATCACTTCGGTCCGCGCCTCACCCTTCATTTCGCACTGCCCGTTGAACCGTACGCCGGCTTCGATCATCAGCGCGGGAGTTTTGATCGAGCCGGTGACCACGGCGGGATTGAGCAATTGGACCTTCTCGGTCGCCGTCACATTGCCTGTGATCTTGCCGCCGCAAACCAGCGTGCCGACCGACACTTCCGCGTCGATCACCGCGGTGTCGCCCACCACCAGCGTACCGCTGGAAACGATTTCTCCCTCGATGTGCCCATCGACCCGAACCGTGCCTTCATACGTCACCACGCCTTTGAACCGCGTGCCCTTGCCCAAAAACGCGATGATCTCGTCGGGATTGCCGCTTCGCTTTTCGCGATCGTCCACTCTCCTGTTCAGCATCTCGTGGTCTCCTCTCTGTACGTGCCTTGCGGGTCGGGGGCCCTCATAGCCCTTTCGATAAACCGGACGCTGCCGGTCCAGCCTCCAGCCATTCTAGCAGACGTTCCAGCTCCTCGCTCGACGCGTACTGGATACGGATCTGCCCGGCACGGGCCGTTCCGACAATCGACACTCGCGTGCCGATCGCTCGCCCGAGGCGAAGTTCCAGATCCGCGACTTCCACCGGCACCGAGCGACGACGGCTCTTGCGCGAGCCCACGCCGGCCAGGGCTTCGGTCTGTCGCACCGACAGTCCTTCGACCATGACGCGGCGGCCCAGCGCGAGCTGTTTATCAGGCTCCAGTCCCAACAGAGCCTTGGCGTGGCCGTGGCTTAACCGACCGTCGAGCACTGCGTGCTGAAGTTCCTCCGGGAGTTGCAGCAGCCGTAGGGTATTGGCGACGCTCGACCGGTCTTTATGCACGCGATGGGCCAGATCATCCTGGGTCAGACCGAACTGCATCATCAGCCGGCGGAACGCATGAGCCGCCTCCATGGGGTTCAAGTCCTCGCGCTGGAGGTTTTCGACCAGCGCGAGCACCGTGGCATCCTCGGGCGAAGCCTCCTTGATCACCGCCGGAATCTCGGCCAGCCCCGCCCGTTGTGCGGCGCGCCACCTCCGCTCTCCGGCGATCAACTCATACCCATTCGGTATTTTTCGAACCACCACCGGCTGCAGGACCCCTTGGGACTTGAGGGAAGCGGCCAGCTCCTCAAGGGACGACTCGGCAAAGCGCTTGCGCGGCTGGTGCGGGCTTCGCGTGATCAGGTGCACCGGGATCATGACACCCTGGCCCCGTTCTGGAGGTGGGCTCGCGTCTCCCAAGAGCGCCTCCAGACCCCGTCCCAATGCTTTGCGCTCGCCTCCGGGGCGGGCCTTCACCGCCGAGGCGGCGTGTTGATGTTCTATGCCGTCCGTTTGAGCACCTCCTTGGCAAGCTGCATGTACAACTGCGCGCCGCGCGATGCGATTTGGTACAGCAGGACTGGTCTGCCGTGGCTTGGGGCCTCGGCAAGCGTCACGTTGCGCGGAACGATCGCATCGAACACCAACTCCCCCAGATGACTTCGCACTTCGGACGCGACTTGCACCGACAAATTGTTGCGTGGGTCGTACATGGTCAGCAAGATCCCTTCGATACGCAAATCCGGGTTCACGGATTGCTGCAGATGGCGGATCGTATCAAGCAATCGGCTGAGCCCTTCCATCGCATAGTATTCGCACTGCACCGGGATCATGACCGACCGCGCGGCCGTGAGCGCATTCACCGTCAGCAGCCCGAGCGAGGGGGGGCAATCAATGAACACGAACTCATAGTCGCCCACCACCGGATCCAGCGCCCGCCGGAGAAACAACTCGCGTTCAGGCAGGCCAACCAGCTCGACCTCCGCGCCGGTCAAATGCACGTCAGCCGGAATCACGTCCAGGAACTGCAGATCGGTCTTTCGGATCGCCTCGGCCGCCTTGCACGCGCCGATGAGCGCGGCGTAGCTCCCGGCTCCAGGTTCACCGTGCAGACCGACCCCGCTGGTGGCATTGCCTTGGGGATCGAGATCAACGAGGAGGACGCGTCGCTCAGCCACGGCAATGGACGCCGCAAGGTTGACGGCAGTGGTGGTTTTTCCCACACCGCCCTTCTGGTTGGCGACTGCGATGACGCGGCTGGCTCCGTCCATGGTCCGCTCAACGGGCCGCATGGTAGCACAACCACGCGATCAAATGATAGACGTGGACAATTTTTGTGAGAGATGTTCCACGTGGAACATCTCGATGTGGTCTCACGTGGTCGTACGCGCGACCAGCAGAGCAGAGGCGATGTTCGTTTCGGGGAGGTGGTACCGATGGACGACGAACCCTGCTCCAGCGCGATCCGCCTGCTCCCTGGACGCCCAGATCACGACTCGACCGCCCGAAGCGAGCAACGGCACAGCGAGCGCCTTGGCCATTCGGGGCTCGGTGACCGCGCGCATCAACACACAGTCGAATCGATGGCCCAGGTCCGTCGGCATCTGTTTGAGCGAAATCGTCGTCTCCACCACGGTCACTCGTTCGAGCTTGAGTAGGGCGCAGACCGTGGTCAGAAACGCAGCACGTTTCTGACGCGGCTCGATCAAGGTCATGCGTAGGTCGGGTCGAGCCATCTTGATGGGAAGGCCTGGAAACCCAGCCCCCGATCCTAGATCAGCGACCTCCGCGCCCGGAGGCACATCTGCCAACACGGCAAGGCCAGCCAAGGAATCGAGCACATGCCTGCTGATCAGTTCTTGGAGATCAGTGGTCCCGGTGAGATTGATCCTGCGATTCCACTTCTGGAGTTCGACGAGATACCGTTCGAACTGACCGAGTTGGGCTGCAGAAAGGTGCGCGCCCAGTTCAGCGGCGCCACGTTCGAGGATCTGAAGCGGGGTGACAGCTTTCACCCGAGAGTGATCAGGCGGGCTGGAGCCTGGTGGTTGATCCGCCACGGCGTTCACGTTCAAGCGCCACGAGCAGAAGCGAGAGCGCGGCTGGTGTCACGCCGGAGATGCGCGAGGCCTGGCCCAGAGAGCGCGGGGAGACAGCAGTCAGTTTCTCGACCACTTCTCGGGACAGCCCAACGACCTGGGCGAACTGGAATCCGATCGGGATCTTCCGATCCTCAAACTGTTTGAATCTGGCAACGTGCTGCTCTTGCCGCTTTAAGTATCCCTCGTACTTGATCTCCAGCTCAATCTGCTCTGCCAGCTCGGGATCAAGTGCTGCGAACTCAGGCCACATCTCAGCCAGGTCAGCCAACCCGACTTCCGGGCGCTTCAGGAACTGAGCTGCTGTAATATCCGACGAAAATCCTGGCCGAGCTGATGATGGCGCGACAGCCGACACACGGGTGCGCGAGAGCTTTGCGATTTGTCCCTCTATCAAAGCCCGCCGCGCCCTAAACCGCTGGTGGGTCTCAGCATCGATCAGGCCGATCTCTGCTCCGAGGTCCATCAGGCGGACATCCGCATTGTCGTGCCGAAGCAGCAACCGGTACTCGGCGCGAGACGTAAACATCCGGTACGGCTCGTTCGTGCCCTTGGTGACAAGGTCGTCAATCAACACCCCGATATAGGCTTGGGAGCGCTCCAACACCACGGATTCGCGCTCCTGCACAGACAGCGCCGCGTTGATACCCGCCATCAGGCCCTGTGCCGCGGCTTCCTCGTATCCCGACGTCCCGTTGATCTGGCCCGCGTGGTAAAGGCCCGGCACCAGCTTGGTCTCGAGCGTGGGCCAGAGCTGCGTGGGTGGAACAAAGTCGTATTCAATCGCGTACCCGGGCTTGATGAACTCCACGCGTTCGAGGCCAGGAATCGTCCGCACGAATCGATGCTGCACATCGACCGGCAGGCTCGTGGAAATCCCGTTCGGATAGTAGATGGGAGTATCCAGACCATCCGGTTCCAGGAACACTTGATGGCGCTCTTTGTCGCTGAACCGGTGGATCTTATCTTCGATCGACGGACAATACCGCGGGCCAGTGCCCTGGATCACACCGGTAAAGAGCGGGGAGCGATCGAGATTGTCGGCGATGATCTGGTGTGTCTCGGCGCTCGTGTAGGTCAGAAAACACGGCACCTGCGCCTGGGAAATGCGGTCCGTACGATAGGAAAACGGCCGAGGGGGATCGTCTCCGTGCTGCGGTGTGGTGACGGAAAAATCGATCGTGCGGCCGTCCAACCGCGGCGGCGTGCCGGTCTTCAGCCGGCCGAGCGTGAACCCCAACGCTTCCAAGCTGCCGGATAGTCCCTCCGCTGCAGGTTCGCCCGCGCGCCCGGCGGAAAACCGAGTCAGGCCCACATGGATCAGCCCTCGCAGAAACGTGCCGGTCGTGACGATCACGGCCTTTGCGCGATACAGCGTCCCATCCTTGGTCACCACGCCCTCAACGCGTCCATCGCCCGCTACCACACGATCCACCTGTTCGGGCACGATCGTGAGACTCGGTTGGGCCTCCAGCGTGGCCTGCATGGCCAGCCGGTATCGCACGCGGTCCGCCTGCGCCCGCAGCGCCCGTACCGCCGGGCCCTTTGATGTATTCAGCATTCGGAACTGAATACCAGTCTCATCAATGGTGCGCGCCATCTGCCCGCCAAGCGCATCGATCTCCCGGACCAGATGTCCCTTGGCAATCCCGCCAATGGCCGGATTACACGACATCTGGGCAATGTTCTCGTAATTCATCGAGAAAAGGAAGGTGTGGCACCCCATCCGAGCCGCTGCCAGCGCCGCCTCACACCCTGCATGGCCGGCGCCGATGACGATGATATCCAAGTTTAGTCCGGTCTTCATCGCACCACTTTGGCGATCATTCGGTGACTGTTCCACGTGGAACAGTGGTTTTGATCGATTGCATGTCGTAGAAGACGCAGCACGTTCCAGCTTTGGGTCGCAATGTTGCCCCGCAAGCGCGACATTCGTAGCTGATCAGCCATGCGTCAAGAGGCATTATTTCCTTGATCTCAGCCCGGCACTGTGGACACGTGATCGTGGTTGAGGTCATCATTTTCCAACGCAGAATCTGGAAAATATCTCGTTCAACACGTCGTCTGTTGTCACGGTCCCCAAAATCTCTCCAAGCGAATCGACGGCACCACGCAGATCCAGGGCAAGACACTCGTGAGGGCCGCCCTGATCCAGTGTTTCCTGCAGGTGCACAAGAGCGGATTCGGCGCGTTTGAGCGCATCGACGTGGCGGAGCTTGGTCACGAATGCACCATCCTTGGCCGCCACGCCTCCGTTGAAACGGGTCACGATTTCGCCGATCAGGGCTTCGATGCCTTGGCGCGTGACGGTGGAGACCCGGTGGACTGATGTTCCGCCCAGCGCTTCGGAGATCGCGTCGACATCTACACGCTGTGGCCGATCCGCCTTATTGGCCACCGCGATCACTGGACGCTCTTTCATCTCAGCCAACAGCGCTTGATCATCGTCTGCCAGCGCCTCGGAGCCGTCAAATACAGCCAGGATCAGATCAGCGGTATCGACCGCGTTCTTTGTGCGGCGAATGCCTTCGACCTCCACCGGGTCGGTCGTCTGACGCAGGCCGGCGGTGTCCGATAATCGCACAGCAATCCCGCCGAGGTCGGCCACTTCTTCAATCGTATCGCGCGTCGTGCCTGGAATCGGGGTCACGATCGCGCGGTTCTCGCGCAGCAACACGTTGAGCAGGCTGGACTTGCCCACGTTGGGCCGACCTGCAATCACGATTGATGCTCCTTCGCGGACGATGCGCCCGCGATCGGCTGTGGCCAGCAGCCGCCGGAGTTCGCATCGCGCCTCGTCCACCGCTGCCACCAGCGCTTCGCGCGGGAGAAACTCCAAGCCCTCTTCGGAGAAGTCGATGCTCGCCTCGATCTCGACCAGCAGGCCGACCAACCGCTCTTGCAGGGTGCGGATTTCTGCCGACAGCTCGCCGCGCAAGTGCGCCACCGCGGCGCGCGCACCCGCATCGCTCTGGGCGCGGATCAAGTCCATCACGGCCTCGGCCTG
The sequence above is a segment of the Nitrospirota bacterium genome. Coding sequences within it:
- the mnmE gene encoding tRNA uridine-5-carboxymethylaminomethyl(34) synthesis GTPase MnmE, encoding MPARSAPPDTICAIATAPGEAAIGVIRLSGPAAIAAADRVVRLQSNQPVKALEDRRVAFGHVIDESHKGIVDEVLITVMRAPKSYTREDVVELSCHGGPHVLKRVVGLLLAPDVRMAQPGEFTRRAFLNGRIDLAQAEAVMDLIRAQSDAGARAAVAHLRGELSAEIRTLQERLVGLLVEIEASIDFSEEGLEFLPREALVAAVDEARCELRRLLATADRGRIVREGASIVIAGRPNVGKSSLLNVLLRENRAIVTPIPGTTRDTIEEVADLGGIAVRLSDTAGLRQTTDPVEVEGIRRTKNAVDTADLILAVFDGSEALADDDQALLAEMKERPVIAVANKADRPQRVDVDAISEALGGTSVHRVSTVTRQGIEALIGEIVTRFNGGVAAKDGAFVTKLRHVDALKRAESALVHLQETLDQGGPHECLALDLRGAVDSLGEILGTVTTDDVLNEIFSRFCVGK